In Leopardus geoffroyi isolate Oge1 chromosome B4, O.geoffroyi_Oge1_pat1.0, whole genome shotgun sequence, the DNA window TCTCCACATGTTCCTCTCACTTGATTGTCATTTCCATCTCTTATGGGAGCTGTATATTCATGTATGTCAAGCCTTCAGCAAAAGAAAGAgcatcactggggcgcctgggtggcacagtcggttaagcgtccgacttcagccaggtcacgatctcgcggtccgtgagttcgagccccgcgtcaggcgctgggctgatggctcagagcctggagcctgtttccaattctgtgtctccctctctctctgcccctcccccgttcatgctctgtctctctctgtcccaaaaataaataaacgttgaaaaaaaaaaaaaaaaaaaaaaaaagaaagagcatcaCTGACCAAAGGGGTAGCTATTCTCAACACCTCAATTGCCCCTATGTTGAACCCTTTTATTTATACCCTGAGGAACCAGCAAGTAAAACAAGCTTTCCAAAACTTGCTTCATAAAGTAGTGTTttctagaaacaaatgaaagtatgTATTAACAAGAAAGGATGTTATTGGGAAGATCCACtaaaggaaagacaaaattttGACTTCTACAATATGCTCCCATATCCAGCTCATAGATATTTGCAAGGTGCCAGAGTCCAACTCCAGCTTaaggaaccttattttctttccccaatggttcttttcccagggggcctgtcgagggcaattccccaacagacaattccccaggtacttttattaaggccaaattacataaaagtggGAGTACAAGAAGTTTCACTGTTGATGGGCAGCCCTGCAGTCCTGATCCGTCCACCGCctgggccctgccatcaggctggttggatagctCAGCTTCCGGCAGCAAGACTGTGCTCATTTGCTTAAGCTTTCTTGTACACTGAAAGTAGCTATGTTGTGTCTATCTTTCAAACTGTCTGTAGGTTCAATTTCCTCACTGATTTACAATTCTGAATATAGCCAGTAGCtataaagtataaattattttcctgattgtttattatttccaaataataaaaaggttttaaaaaggcTTGAGGAAACACTCTTTTAATTGATTtatccttaaattttattttctgttactaatatcacattttcctttttttttacatttcctttttaaagctataaataatATGAAACAAATTCTCTAACAATTATATTTTTTGCACAATATCTATCGTATCTGTCTAGTTCTTCTCACTCAGCTAATAGAGTTGAATGTCTATTTTACtgcttataaattatttaaaagtcatatatcatataaacatataaattatttaaaagttgctCAGggcatgtgttatttttttatatactcCCCCttgtttatttctattatattttataatatgtaaagaCAAATATTTAGGCAGTCACTATTATATTTATGCCACATGAAAGTTTGATAGGAATTTCATGACTAATACTATCTCTTCTTTAGAGAGCAGTTATTCTGTGCCATATGCTCAACTAGGTATGTCCTAGGTATTTAATCTGCACAGCTATATGGCAACATAGACCAATTATATCTTTCTTACAAGTGGGCAAACTGATGTTCAGAAGGGTTGAGTAATTGCCTTAGGTCTTGAGGCATAACAGCCAGTGTGATAACCtgacttgaaaaacaaaacaaaggcaaaaacttGTGTTTATTTCACACACATTTAAGAATCTGTGGGAACTTGCAAATATCTATAGCTTTCACCAATTTTATTGGTGTTTTACACTCACATTATACTACTTGGGCATGATTATATTATTATAGTCTAGTAGGAAAGTAGTAATTCCTAATACTATACTTGGCACATAAATTGGAACTGTAATCGTTCAAAACCAGAAACTCTTCAACTGCCATTACTggtgagaaacagagggagaaggaaaaaaaattataaagtattagCCATATTATAATACCAAAAATTCTTACTGAAAGGCAGATTAAGTTATTgaaatgcagattaaaatatGGAGTAAAGAAAAGATTTAGTACTAGGTAGTAGATTATCAGTTTTTTAAACATGGCACAGGTTAGAGATGCATTCAGTACAGCTCTGTGTTATGAGCTAGGTTGTTAATCTCTGAAAAATACTGTCAGGGGACATGAACTTTCCCCTTAGTGTggttgtttgcttgctttttttttttttttttttttttttcctgtctcagcAGACACAGTCCCACagcttccttttctaattttaatactAATGTGTATGGtgtattatgttttatattcctTAGTGTTTTGTGTATAGTTCTGTTCTGGCAATTTGGATTCACTGAATTATCCCCCTTGAGGCAGCAGTGAAgacaatatataaaacagtaagtAGCTTATACTATACAGAATCTGTGTAGCAGCCATAGTGGATGGTTTTAAAACatcttctgattttttccccttttatacaTGCATTCCTTTCTCATTCAAAGAAATACATTCCCtctagataaaatgaaaatttaaccaaaatattaacatagaAAGCAAAGGGGTTCACGGAGAGGACGTATGTCCAGGAACACTGGTTTCCTTGGATTACAACAATAGCAATTGCTAGTGAGCCTGTATGAAAATGAGAGGTAAGTCAGACATATAGAAGGCAATGGAAGTCTCCCAAACCGTATCATTGATTCATCAATTATCAGTTCAACTTTTAATTAGATCAAATAGGGTATATTGgagttttattttgtaactggatatattttttaaaatgtaaagatatgttagtatattttgctttattatatcaatttattcattctctattaaataaaaagcagaaaattacCATCTCTGTGCTTGTGTTTCTAATTGAATACAAGTTATATCATACTTTCTTTAAGAGAACAGACTTTAATTTAGAGAATCTGTGATTATATTTATCACTTGTCAGCTGTATAAATATATCTAATGTACAAAACCACACTGACCCTGGTGCTTCGTTTGGGAATAAAGATAAAAGTTCCAAAGATGTGTCCTAAAGGCTAAATGAGATAGAATATAAAAGTCCTTAGAATTTCATTGGAATCAATAATGACTTTGCTCAATCACAGATAGTATTAATAATGTTCCCAGACTTGGAAATCAATctcaactaaaagaaaataaatacaccaGCTCTTCTTAAAGCATAGTAAGTGCCACATAGCTTATAGAGCACTTGCATTTATATTATTTCAGTTAGTTCCCAAAACACCCTTCAAATTTCAACTCCATGAGAAACAGAACCGATGCTTAGGGAAACTGAGTAAAGTCCAAACTCACACATCCATTAAGCAGCCCattcgtattttttttttcaacgtttatttattttttgggggacagagagagacagagcatgaatgggggaggggcagagagagagggagacacagaatcggaaacaggctccaggctctgagccatcagcccagagcctgacgcggggctcgaactcacggaccacgagatcgtgacctggctgaagtcggacgcttaaccgactgcgccacccaggcgccccccattcgTATTTTTAACTCACGTTTCTCTAACTGCAGAGCCCACATACACTCTGTGACAGTAATTTACCCTAGAGTGTCATGAATAAGCAATTAATAGTGTTTTGATACCATAATTATTATCAGTTTATgcactttccctcttttctttgcttattgATGTCTAAATAAAGAACTGAAAGCTTGAGGTTAGAAACTGGTATTTGCCACCAACTCCTACAGGTACAATCCTTCCAGTGGCTCACTAGGTTCTCCGCGGGAGACTTTGCTTTATTCAGTCCCAAAGAAGTTCTTAGAGAACACCTGTGTCATGGCCCAAAGCCCAAGACTGAACATTGCAAGTAAATTTAGAGTACTTATGAAGCAGAACTAGATGTTACCCATGACACTGAattaaacaattttcttttcctctaatgTATGAGCCTAATCTCTGAACAACTCTTTACtcatgaggtaaaaaaaaaaaaaaaaaaaaaagagtgatttgATCATAAAGCACATTGCTTGGAAGCTATGATTTGTGAAGTTTTGCTAATGACCTCTAGCGAAGTTTAACTTAGTAAACAGAAAAAGTTGAAACAATTAGATTCTCAAAGTTATTGCATTACTAAGGGATATGTCCATCCAGGGCAACTGagacattaacaacaacaacaacaacaaaattcaccacaaataaaatggaatcagTCTAAGACTcctagtttctcaaaaaaatatcctttttgtCCATAACGTATCCTTTAAAACAAATTCCCTTTCTCATCTTGGGCATCAAAGAAGTCATCAGTATCTAGTTTATCTAAAGgcccattgtcttttttttttttaatttatttatttaaattcaagttagtcacAATACTAACAGGTCATTGTTAATACTAAATTGGTGGTTAACAACTTTGAAAGGGCTTATGCAGGGGTGCTTTCAGAATGAAACCTTGAAGGTACTTTGTGGCCATCTTATTcaacaaaaatgaagtattattgttaactttcattttgaatatgtcaAAGAGCCTGTCTCAGGGGTTCTTGAagggattcttgattttgactaaACAGGTGGAAGATAATATAGAGGTTAACCTGAACCGTGTTCTTCCAGGGGGAAATATGGATCTGCCTTCAGAAACAATAAAGAGGAGTTAAATGCTTAGAGATATCCTTTATCCACTGCATGAATACATCCTTGGGATGGCCTCAGGCTTGAGGAATCATATGCACCTTGTTAAACACTGAAGTTTATTTCTCCCAAAAggctgctgaatgaatgaaggcataACATGTATCAGGCTTAGTTGATGTTGGTAAATGAATACAATTCATTGAATTTTCATTAACATCTTTACATAAATAGTATAGCATATCTCCCCCAAGTCTGTGATAGTGGATCATCTCTTcttacagttctttttaaaaaaaaattttttatgtttatttttgagagagagagagacagagtgcgagcagggaaggggcagagagagagggacacagaatacaaagcaggctccaggctctaagctgtctgcatagagcccaaagcagggctcaaaaccaccaaccgtgagatcatgatctgagcctaagtgggacgatcagatgactgagccacccaaatgcccctcttTTGCAGTTCAAGTGTGTTCTCTGGTCCTACAAAATTGGCCTGTCAGTATTCACTTTCAGGTGTTCACATGAAGTCTTCATTATCTATTAATACCTTCCTTCACAGCTCTTTGTGCATTCCTACAAAGGGTTTAATCAGTAGCCAGAATGTGTAAGTCTGTCatggtattatttttcaaaaatgttttaaaattgataggaatgtaagaggaaaaaagaaaaagcaaaaaaaaaaaaaaaaaccttgaaattgTGGTAAAAATACAGTGCACTGACACATTATGACCTATGGAAGAGTAATATACACTATTTTTATTCCTGGATCTCCAATGCCAGTAAAATAGTACAGAAATTTCAATTTTCAGAATGATATTTTCTATTGGATAAGAATGCCTTTTGGGACTTCCAGGTGTTAGGAAAAACTAGCACTTTCAATGAAAAGGAAACTCTGATCAAAGACAAGTGATGTTATTGAGCAGAAATGATCTTAATTAAAAGAATGAACGTTAAAGAAGTTTAATGAaagtaattttatgtatttaaagattatttatttattttgagagagagagagagagagagagagagtaagttgaggaggggcagagagaggaagagagagacaatcccaagcaggctctgggctggcagcatggggcttgaccccaaACCAtaatctcatgacctgagccaaaaccaagagttggacactccaccaacagagcaacccaggcgcccttaaggaaagtaattttaaaataatattttatgatgttttcaaaaattatatatccAAAAATATTGGGCTCCTTTACATGTCCTTTGTTATAAATTTACTCGGTACGGGGAATTTAGGTCCAGTAGGTAAATACACTCTGAAAAGTAGATAAAGTAGGCAACTACACCTTGTAAAAGAAAGACACAACCTACATAATGCAGGTAGGAATTGGGCATACAATGGAGAATCTCACCTGTTGGTGTGATTCAACAACAAACTCAACATCacttaattaatgaattaaacaagtgtttattttaaGCCTACTGTGACTCTTCTGGGCATTAGATTGTGTTACATGGTTTTGAAGGCAACACTGCATCCTAGCTTTCAGACACGCACAATGTGGTGAGGAGTTCACaggagatgtcagcacagatgtTTGGTGGGCTGGGAAGAATAAGTCTAAGATTCTTAGGGGACTGACTCATACTAAGGGTATTAAACCTAGTGTTGTGAAGTTGGGAAGAAGGTGATTTGAGGTGTCATTGAAATCTGCTACCCACAAGGCTagttacatatacatattttatttaaggcAAGTTTCACAATCATTCTCAGAAAGATTACTGTTactaaggaggggcagagaaactaAGCGGCCATTGGCAGCCATTGGTAGCAGTGTTGAAGTGCAGCAAATTTCTACATGTGGTGATTGTATCTTAGCTGATTGAGAAAAGTGAATTGTTGGAGGGCAGAGAGTGTGATGGAGTGCAGGAAGCAGATACACCATGGTGGCGAGAGGTCACCATGGTCATAAAGTGGAAAAACAAAGCTAAGATTTTCACAGGTACGATACATCCAGGTGATTCCacctcatttttgttgttgttattgttcctATGTGATTCTCTCCATGTTCATTATTCACTACTATTTATTTTaggtaaatcttttaaaaaaagacaccatCTAATCCCAGAGGTTTTCAGCTCAGGGGTTAGAGAACATTTTCTCCACTGAGCCATCTTATTATGGCTTTTCTAAAATACTAAGCATTTTTATAAACGCTtcatatatattaactcatttaatactcatgATGACTTTGTAAGATAGGCCTGTatacagagaaataaactgtATTTATACAAGTAACACAGAGAGACCACATGGCTTCATACCTAATAAGTGGCTTGGAATCAAACCTAGATAGCGTCACTCTTCCTTACGGAAATACCTACGataatatcatttaaattttgttttaaaaaaagaaattaaaactcacTATTTTGAAACCATAtgcaaataaagaaattaaactatTTACCTCATTTTCTTGCAGAGCACTTATGTAACTCTTTAACTGAGGGAAattcttcaacaacaacaacaacaataataatattttaaatagaaggaaaaatcatTTGTATAGGAACATGGGTCATAATAATTACACATAGGctgaaaaattgtaaaatattgccAGGGATTCAGATGTGATCAAGCTCAGTTCTAAGCTCTTCCagcttaaattattttctgcctctttcttgccTGTAACTCTAACACCTAAGGTTGCTGGTAGTGATGACTGTAATATATCTGACTTTGTGAGGTACTAGGAAGAATTGTAAAAGCTGAGCGTTAGCAAAAGTTGATCAATGGTGAAGGACAAAACACactctatattaaaaaaatacagtatctttcccttttttaggATTCTCAGTGTAATTACGGTTTAagttacagagaaaaagaaactggtgTACAATTGGAACAAAAGCACAAAGGTAGTTCTCACTGGAAAGAACCGTCATGGGCATGTCTCTGAAAGTTAAAAGGTAATATTTGGAGTCAGAAAAGCCTGGGAAAAAACCCTGCTCTAGCACTTCAAGTTTTGTGATATTGAATGTTTTCAAACCTGCCTAAACAAGAGTTTTCTCctataaaacagaagaaattaacAGGTCATTGCTATTATCAATTCACTTAAAATTTCCCCTGCAGAGGAAATGACATACTATTTAAGCAAAATTCTGGCTTCACACTTGGACCTTTGTTAACCACTCTTCGAGTTTGTTCCTTGGGCTTTCTTCTGGAGGTTtggagaaaacaataaataagcaaCTGAGGAATGAGAAACCACACAGAAATAACAGAGTTTATCCTCCTGGGATTGTCAGATGACCCACAGCTTCAGGTGGTgatctttgtctctctgctcATCACCTACATGCTCAGCGTCACTGGCAACCTGACCATTATCACCCTTACCCTGCTGGATTCCCACCTCCAGAcccccatgtatttcttcctcagaAACTTCTCCTTATTAGAGGTTTCATTCACAACTGTCAGCATACCCAAGTTCCTGGGCACCATGATGACTGGAGATAAAACCATTTCCTTTAATGACTGCATTGCTCAGCTATTTTTTTACATTCTCTTGGGAGTCACTGAATTTTACCTTCTGGCCGCCATGTCCTATGACCGTTACATTGCCATCTGCAAACCTCTGCATTACATGACCATCATGAATCACAGAGTCTGCATACTCCTTGTCTTCTCTTCGTGGCTAACGTCATTCTTAATCATATTCCCCGCACTCATGTTGCTCCTAAACCTTAATTACTGTAGCTCTAATGTTATTGACCATTTTACCTGTGATTATTTTCCCCTGCTGCAACTTTCCTGTTCAGACACAAAATTCTTAGAGGCGCTGGGGTTTTCCTGCGCTGTGTTCACTTTAATGTTCACTTTGGCCTTGATATTTCTGTCTTACACATATATCATCAGAACAATTTTAAGAATTCCTTCTACTAGTCAGAGGAAAAAGGCCTTTTCCACATGTTCATCCCATATGATTGTCATCTCCATCTCCTATGGCAGCTGCATTTTCATGTACATTAATCCATCAGCAAAAGACACAGTGTCTCTGAGCAAGGCAGTTGCTGTGCTAAACACCTCAGTGGCTCCCATGCTGAACCCATTTATTTACAGCCTAAGGAATCAGCAAGTCAGGCAAGCCTTCATGGACAAGGCAAGGAAGATAGTATTTTTCTCAAGCAAATGAAATGCTGTGGTGTCATAAATTAGACATGCACTTGCACagcaatttaaaatatacaaacatgaaATTCAAGGAACTTCTTCAAATCACAATGGTCTTCCTGTCATCCTTAtacttttgttctctgtttttaacagCTTACAAGCACTATAATATATTTCCCATTCAATTGCAGTAATTTCATGCGTCTTTCTAAAGGTTCCATTTTCTGAACACTTTGTTAGTTGCAACTTCTCGAGCAGTAATTGTTTTATAAGATAAAGTTGtactttaagttttgtttagGAAAACCATTATCAGGAATGGAGGGGACACTGTGTAAATATTGTTATGATATTTTACTTACTCTATacagaaaacacaattttattatttcattgatATTTGACAGAATTTCCATATGATTTATGGAACATGtgaatgctttcatttaaaaaccaagaaataCTGCTCACTTAATGGAGTATGTGCATGTAATTTACCTATTGGCTAAAAGAAGTGTAGATCTTTAACAATATAAATACATCTTCATATTTCCAAATCCTGTACTCAGTAGATATAGGTAGATATACAGGTAAATatcatatgcatatacatgtatacacatattgtGTGACAACAGTGAAGCAATATCTGTTTTAGATATGTAAGATAAGTCACTTTCTCTAATTCCATGGAGGGTAAGCTCCATTTTCTGACTATGCTGAAATACATATGTATAGCTTCTTCTCTAGTTTTGGACAAGTTTCCAACAGGACATGTATCTAAATTATTTAATGCCTAAACAAAATCATTTAGGcttcatagaaaataaaagcttcataagaagaaaatttatccatttcatataaaataaaatatcacctgATAATATTCTTCCACTCACTCTATGTAAGGCATTAAGTGCCTAAAGTATTTTGGaaagatgtgtatgtatatgtgtgtgtgtgtgtgtgtgtgtgtgtgtgtgtgtgtgtgtgtttgtgtgtacattaAATAAGAATTGTGGAAACTTAAAATGTAATCTAAATTATATGAACTACTTTTTAGTAATAGAAAATATACTACAATCCTAATTAGTAGCCCAACATGCCTAATGATCACTATGCAATTTATTCAATTGAGGAATACATCACAGGAGTtgttgagaaacaaacaaaataaattatagaaaaatgaagGAGACTCAAAATGTAAGGGAAAACCTATGCATGGTTTCTCAATTTCATCTTCTCTGAAGTATAATTTGTATGCTAAATAAGGCAAATAGTTGGCAAACTGAGGGTTTCTATAACCTCTCAACATATACTTCCCCATTGATAAGGCAGGTGTCAGATAAATCTGGCATATATAATGTACTTAGGGATGGAAATGAACCTGTCAGGCATATAGTATAAACAGCTAACAATAAATAGCAGTGATTGTTATTGTTAATATTGGTCTTTATATCTAACCGCTATAGTTTGGAATCAGTACAAATCATATTTATTAAgtggtgagaatatttaacaCAAGATCTACCCTCTTATTTCTTAAAAGCACAATATAGTATTAACTGTAAGCAAATGTACTACAGCAAACAATGTTCTTCAACAATATTCATCTTCAACATTCTCAGAACTTATTCCTCTAACAGAACTTAACTTTTcttcttaatgtgtatttttgagtgagtgagtgagtgagtgagagagagagagagagagagagagagacagagcatgagtggggaaggggcagacagagagggagacaaagaatccaaagcaggcttcaggctctgagctgtcagcacagagcctgacacagggcttgaactcatggaccaaaatatcatgatgtgagccaaagtcagacacttaaccaactgagccacccaggagccccacagaaTGGAACTTTACAGCAGCTACCATCAATTCCCCATTGGCCACTCCAACCTGTCCCAAGGCAGCCACCATCTATCCTccatttctatgagtttggccAATTTTAACACTTCATAAAAGTGgatttatcctttttttgttcttctgtcatgtgactgacttatttcatctaACCTAATGTTCTCCAGATCCATTAACACTGTCACATATtgttaaaaaaagaggaaagaaaagagcaggaaATGAACAAGCACAAAATGATCAGTTTGTCCTGCTGGGCCTTTATGATGATCCTGATCTTCTGATtgtgattttcatctttttattcatcacatacatatatgtgtcaCTGGAAACCTGACTAATCATCACTCTAACCTGGTGATGATCTATGGATCTACACATGCCTATGTATTTCTTACCTGGAACTTCTCTTTCTTAGAACTCTCCTTTACAACTATATATATACCTAGATTTCTGAGGGCAATTATTACCAAAGACAAAAACATTTCTCATAATAATTGTATAGcacaagaatttttctttcttttcatggagGTGGCTGAACTTCCCATCCTAATTGCCATGTCCCTTGACCACTATGTTGCCATTTGCAAACCCCTTCATTACACAACCATCGAAGACAGGAATCTCTGCAACCTGTTTACACTCTGTGCACGACTGGGCAGGTTTCTGGTCATTTATGCTACCCCTTATACTTCTGCTCCAGCCGGATAACTGTGCTTCTAATATCACTGACCACTTTGCATGTGACTATCTTTCCCTTGTACAACCATATTCTCAGATGCAAGGTTCCTAGAAGTAATTGGCCTTTACTTTGTTTGGATTACTTCGCTATTCACTTTGGCGTTTGTGATTTTGTCCTACATGTATATCACATCTgtcagtcagacaagaaaaagttTTTCTCCTCTTGTATTTCTCACATGATTGTTACCTCCATTTCCAAATATGCTAATTATTCTGCAGAAAAAAAGGCCATCACTGACAAAAGTAGTAGCTATTCTCAGTAACTCCTTTGTCCCCATGTTGAAACACTTCACGTACCCCTTAAGGAACCAGAAAGTACACAAACCTTCAAAGATATGGTCCTTAAATTACTGTTTCACACAAATACATCAAAATTTTGATTAAGATGAATTAATATTATCATGAATATttaataagagaaaatgaaattttaacctTCTAATCTCCACTATCTTGCTATATAC includes these proteins:
- the LOC123590232 gene encoding olfactory receptor 6C1; the protein is MRNHTEITEFILLGLSDDPQLQVVIFVSLLITYMLSVTGNLTIITLTLLDSHLQTPMYFFLRNFSLLEVSFTTVSIPKFLGTMMTGDKTISFNDCIAQLFFYILLGVTEFYLLAAMSYDRYIAICKPLHYMTIMNHRVCILLVFSSWLTSFLIIFPALMLLLNLNYCSSNVIDHFTCDYFPLLQLSCSDTKFLEALGFSCAVFTLMFTLALIFLSYTYIIRTILRIPSTSQRKKAFSTCSSHMIVISISYGSCIFMYINPSAKDTVSLSKAVAVLNTSVAPMLNPFIYSLRNQQVRQAFMDKARKIVFFSSK